The following are encoded together in the Limanda limanda chromosome 12, fLimLim1.1, whole genome shotgun sequence genome:
- the LOC133015240 gene encoding tumor necrosis factor alpha-induced protein 2-like: MRTRSSSTQSEGNFLPSQGGSSEGGGGGGGGGRGGWLNGKFQKLFRRPGGQDIGNNIGITPGNIPSTESLLLPSDPEKPPTPAILRFEQNLEQKRFWEASQQLIEREERLFSETPEAEGLPGHEEEVNSLAADYEALERLIVETLQQSLSLNTGEVSTETLTSAVKAVYQEDEQDQLWKQRDRTPPGWRASGWMELHDTTLRRLVEDHMDNPSTPPANQVQQSSVEADVCSMGRQLLADLQLVVGVVKTCYPTHANICDFYARIFHQHTSARLKKIADFGLGEKDCTFLLRWVNEYYPGFFQKPELVGEISVEPLGKLLSEEHLKPLEEQYLSTKQTELMTYIRRVLDQEKQNWKDGVEPKMEDGCYNSPASYDIIQFIYGMVTPAEKVVGDPHKARSITSELDTLMKSFKLFQDEVVKKNQSNRRAVIKANLGGVQQFTMVLQKNGHLFQEDVRTKCLKVLSDMKESAHTYLLSSVHDALKPHYRKLGTSEWLNKPEFERLLVGIQTQSEELQGSKESCHQELMCQFHQEVTVEYVKRLLRGGVKLKDKNQQDKACTTVKDNAESLHELFIEMGSKEDWLKEILTTIAEVLKLQDLPAIQMQVASLGNAFPDLSDKHVAALLKLKTNITRADRKTVKETLIDALRETNGAGSRSFFSKVQVK, encoded by the exons ATGCGGACCCGGTCGAGCTCCACGCAGTCAGAGGGCAACTTCCTCCCCAGCCAGGGTGGGAGttctgagggaggaggaggaggaggaggaggaggaagaggaggctggtTAAACGGGAAGTTCCAGAAGTTGTTCCGACGACCCGGAGGTCAGGACATCGGCAACAACATCGGCATCACCCCCGGCAACATCCCCAGCACCGAGAGTCTCCTGCTGCCCAGCGACCCCGAGAAGCCTCCGACTCCAG CGATCCTCAGATTTGAACAGAACCTCGAACAAAAGCGCTTCTGGGAGGCCAGCCAGCagctgatagagagagaggagcgtcTATTCAGTGAGACCCCCGAGGCCGAGGGGCTTCCAGGTcacgaggaggaggtgaacagtCTGGCTGCTGACTATGAAGCCCTGGAACGCCTCATCGTGGAGACTCTACAGCAGAGTTTGTCTCTCAACACGGGCGAGGTCAGCACCGAGACTCTGACCTCTGCTGTGAAGGCCGTTTACCAGGAGGACGAGCAGGACCAGCTGTGGAAGCAGAGGGACAGGACCCCCCCCGGGTGGAGGGCCAGCGGCTGGATGGAGCTCCATGACACAACTCTCCGTCGCCTGGTGGAGGATCATATGGACAATCCCTCGACTCCTCCAGCCAACCAGGTGCAGCAGTCGTCTGTGGAGGCTGACGTCTGCAGCATGGGCCGGCAGCTGCTGGCCGACCTGCAGCTGGTGGTGGGCGTGGTGAAGACCTGCTACCCGACACATGCCAACATCTGTGATTTCTACGCCAGGATTTTCCACCAACACACCAGCGCCAGACTCAAAAAGATCGCAGACTTCGGTCTGGGGGAAAAGGATTGTACCTTCCTCCTGCGCTGGGTGAACGAATACTATCCAGG atTCTTTCAGAAGCCGGAGCTGGTCGGTGAGATCAGTGTCGAGCCGCTGGGGAAGCTTCTGTCTGAGGAGCACCTGAAACCTCTGGAGGAACAATACCTGAGCACTAAACAG ACTGAGCTGATGACTTACATCCGCCGGGTTCTGGATCAAGAGAAACAAAATTGGAAAGACGGAGTGGAGCCGAAAATGGAGGACGGCTGCTACAACAGTCCTGCGTCCTACGACATCATCCAG TTTATTTATGGGATGGTGACTCCAGCTGAGAAAGTGGTGGGAGACCCGCACAAGGCCCGGAGCATAACCAGTGAACTGGACACTTTAATGAAGAG CTTCAAGCTCTTCCAGGACGAAGTCGTGAAGAAGAACCAAAGCAACAGGAGAGCCGTCATCAAGGCCAACCTCGGGGGGGTCCAGCAGTTCAC GATGGTTCTCCAGAAGAATGGTCACCTGTTCCAAGAGGACGTGCGGACGAAGTGTCTGAAGGTTCTGAGCGACATGAAAGAATCTGCTCACACGTACTTACTGAGCTCCGTGCACGACGCCCTCAAG CCACATTACCGCAAACTGGGAACCAGTGAGTGGCTGAACAAGCCTGAGTTTGAGCGGCTGCTGGTCGGCATCCAGACGCAGAGTGAAGAGCTTCAGGGTTCCAAGGAATCCTGTCACCAG GAGCTGATGTGCCAGTTTCATCAGGAGGTGACAGTGGAATATGTGAAGAGGCTCCTGAGGGGAGGAGTTAAGCTGAAGGACAAGAACCAGCAGGACAAAGCCTGCACGACGGTGAAGGACAACGCCGAGAGTTTGCACGAGTTATTCATCGAAATG GGCTCAAAGGAAGACTGGCTGAAGGAAATCCTCACCACCATTGCAGAAGTGTTAAAACTCCAGGATCTTCCCGCCATCCAGATGCAAGTAGCCTCCCTGGGAAATGCCTTTCCTGACCTGAG TGATAAACACGTGGCGGCTCTGCTCAAGCTCAAGACCAACATCACCCGAGCCGACCGGAAAACGGTGAAAGAGACTCTGATCGACGCTTTGAGAGAAACCAACGGCGCCGGCTCACGCTCGTTTTTCTCCAAAGTTCAGGTCAAGTGA
- the vps29 gene encoding vacuolar protein sorting-associated protein 29 codes for MLVLVLGDLHIPHRCNTLPAKFKKLLVPGKIQHILCTGNLCTKESYDYLKTLAGDVHIVRGDFDENLNYPEQKVVTVGQFKIGLIHGHQVIPWGDMASLALLQRQLDVDILISGHTHKFEAFENENKFYINPGSATGAYSALESNIIPSFVLMDIQASTVVTYVYQLIGDDVKVERIEYKKS; via the exons TTGGTCCTGGTGTTAGGTGACCTGCACATCCCCCACCGGTGCAACACGCTGCCAGCCAAGTTCAAGAAGCTGTTGGTCCCGGGGAAGATCCAACACATCCTCTGCACGGGAAACCTGTGCACCAAGGAGAGCTATGACTACCTGAAGACGCTCGCTGGAGACGTGCACATCGTACGAGGAGACTTCGacgag AACCTGAACTACCCGGAGCAGAAGGTGGTGACAGTGGGCCAGTTTAAGATCGGCCTGATCCACGGCCACCAGGTGATCCCCTGGGGCGACATGGCGAGCCTGGcgctgctgcagagacagcTGGACGTGGACATCCTCATCTCCGGCCACACGCACAAGTTCGAGGCGTTTGAGAACGAAAACAAGTTCTACATCAACCCCGGCTCGGCCACAGGAGCCTACAGCGCACTGGAAAG CAACATCATCCCCTCCTTCGTACTAATGGACATCCAGGCCTCCACCGTGGTGACGTACGTGTATCAGCTGATCGGCGACGACGTGAAGGTCGAGAGAATCGAGTACAAGAAATCTTAA